A single window of Aquila chrysaetos chrysaetos chromosome W unlocalized genomic scaffold, bAquChr1.4 W_unloc_7, whole genome shotgun sequence DNA harbors:
- the LOC115337830 gene encoding uncharacterized protein LOC115337830 isoform X1 → MSTVELAPVKNDDERCWDCFLEEELQAEPWAREVQAHRDGPDRLRRRQTTVDLDRAVPVASGHPTAQPDLVREPQGNPTGVAGRNGYPASQPGSRADVQGDRTDVGTGRAFPASRLGPALELTWHPRGPQRAKYKAKAEIGKSSQQSPEVLKEILEEFQEEAARVAVLSSPGEAHHARRYDFFPKSAGVDGKRNTNAMAPQDFRYYCIEGAVAVLGSVLFGMILCCVIRLWRKRQRRRSGAS, encoded by the exons ATGTCCACTGTGGAACTGGCGCCTGTGAAGAATGATGACGAGAGGTGCTGGGACTGCTTTCTCGAGGAAGAGCTACAGGCTGAGCCTTGGGCCAGAGAAGTCCAAGCTCACAGGGATGGGCCTGACAGGCTACGTAGAAGACAGACCACTGTGGATCTGGATCGGG CCGTGCCTGTAGCCAGTGGCCACCCGACTGCTCAGCCGGATCTTGTCCGGGAGCCTCAAGGCAACCCCACAG GCGTGGCTGGACGCAATGGATATCCAGCTTCCCAGCCAGGTTCCAGGGCTGACGTGCAGGGAGATCGCACGG ACGTGGGTACAGGGAGGGCTTTTCCAGCTTCTCGGCTGGGTCCTGCGCTGGAGCTCACCTGGCATCCCAGGG GTCCTCAAAGAGCAAAGTATAAAGCTAAAGCTGAAATAGGGAAATCTTCCCAGCAGTCACCAGAAGTCCTAAAGGAAATCCTGGAGGAATtccaggaggaagcagcacGTG TGGCAGTGCTGTCCAGCCCTGGAGAAGCCCACCACGCCAGgagatatgatttttttccaaagagtgCAG GTGTGGATGGCAAGAGAAACACAAATGCTATGGCTCCTCAAGATTTCCGGTACTACTGCATAGAAGGCGCCGTGGCGGTCTTGGGCTCCGTGCTGTTTGGGATGATACTGTGTTGTGTGATCCGTCTGTGGAGGAAGAGACAACG GCGCCGATCCGGAGCTTCGTGA
- the LOC115337830 gene encoding uncharacterized protein LOC115337830 isoform X2, giving the protein MVQAWGAMTPACLLILFVVSLQAWDVGAAPWQARGLAVPVASGHPTAQPDLVREPQGNPTGVAGRNGYPASQPGSRADVQGDRTDVGTGRAFPASRLGPALELTWHPRGPQRAKYKAKAEIGKSSQQSPEVLKEILEEFQEEAARVAVLSSPGEAHHARRYDFFPKSAGVDGKRNTNAMAPQDFRYYCIEGAVAVLGSVLFGMILCCVIRLWRKRQRRRSGAS; this is encoded by the exons atGGTGCAGGCGTGGGGGGCCATGACCCCCGCCTGCCTCCTTATACTCTTTGTGGTGTCCCTGCAAGCCTGGGATGTCGGGGCTGCTCCGTGGCAAGCGCGGGGATTAG CCGTGCCTGTAGCCAGTGGCCACCCGACTGCTCAGCCGGATCTTGTCCGGGAGCCTCAAGGCAACCCCACAG GCGTGGCTGGACGCAATGGATATCCAGCTTCCCAGCCAGGTTCCAGGGCTGACGTGCAGGGAGATCGCACGG ACGTGGGTACAGGGAGGGCTTTTCCAGCTTCTCGGCTGGGTCCTGCGCTGGAGCTCACCTGGCATCCCAGGG GTCCTCAAAGAGCAAAGTATAAAGCTAAAGCTGAAATAGGGAAATCTTCCCAGCAGTCACCAGAAGTCCTAAAGGAAATCCTGGAGGAATtccaggaggaagcagcacGTG TGGCAGTGCTGTCCAGCCCTGGAGAAGCCCACCACGCCAGgagatatgatttttttccaaagagtgCAG GTGTGGATGGCAAGAGAAACACAAATGCTATGGCTCCTCAAGATTTCCGGTACTACTGCATAGAAGGCGCCGTGGCGGTCTTGGGCTCCGTGCTGTTTGGGATGATACTGTGTTGTGTGATCCGTCTGTGGAGGAAGAGACAACG GCGCCGATCCGGAGCTTCGTGA